A portion of the Adhaeribacter radiodurans genome contains these proteins:
- a CDS encoding alpha/beta fold hydrolase, translating to MPRFLKNYLCLLCYLLFAQSAWSQTNNSAGDQNNGKYFTSSDGIKIYYEVQGAGQPVILLHGFTTTLDNWKKKIVYQDLINKGFKVVVLDLRGNGKSDKPKTVAGYEKDAEARDIMGLATALGFKNYQAVGYSRGAIITARLLVLDKRITAAVIGGMGEAFTNPNWPRRIAFVNALSGKEKNKDFDGFLHSVQERGLDRQSLTFQQQAQPSTSPAALAKVQIPVLVISGEEDNDNGSAEELGKLLPTATVKRVPGVHNTAWQTPEFAQEVLSFLQQNK from the coding sequence ATGCCTCGCTTCCTAAAAAATTACTTGTGTTTGCTTTGTTATTTACTTTTTGCCCAGAGTGCCTGGTCGCAAACAAACAACTCTGCTGGCGACCAAAATAACGGCAAATACTTTACTTCTTCTGACGGTATTAAAATTTACTATGAGGTTCAAGGAGCCGGACAACCCGTAATATTGCTTCACGGCTTTACCACCACTCTGGATAATTGGAAGAAAAAAATTGTTTACCAGGATTTAATAAATAAAGGCTTTAAGGTAGTAGTACTTGACTTACGAGGCAACGGCAAGTCAGATAAACCTAAAACTGTAGCGGGTTACGAGAAGGATGCCGAAGCGCGCGATATAATGGGTTTAGCCACTGCTCTGGGGTTTAAAAATTATCAGGCAGTAGGTTATTCGCGCGGCGCCATTATTACGGCCAGATTACTGGTGTTAGATAAAAGAATAACGGCGGCGGTAATAGGCGGAATGGGCGAAGCTTTTACTAATCCTAATTGGCCGCGCCGGATTGCTTTTGTGAACGCGTTAAGCGGCAAAGAAAAAAACAAAGATTTTGACGGTTTTTTGCATTCCGTTCAGGAACGTGGCCTCGACCGTCAAAGTCTTACGTTTCAGCAGCAAGCTCAACCCAGCACCTCTCCTGCCGCATTAGCCAAAGTGCAAATACCCGTATTAGTTATTTCGGGCGAGGAAGATAATGATAATGGCTCAGCCGAAGAATTAGGTAAACTACTACCCACGGCTACGGTTAAAAGAGTTCCGGGAGTGCACAATACCGCCTGGCAAACCCCTGAATTCGCGCAAGAGGTTTTAAGCTTTCTGCAACAAAATAAATAA
- a CDS encoding InlB B-repeat-containing protein: protein MQINVAEAQISIKWDKAFGGSNDDVLQYQQQTSDGGYILGGTSNSPVTGNKSADSKGQEDYWIVKVDANGSKQWDKTYGGSKKDYFQYLQPTSDGGYILGGYSNSPVSGDKSVVASAEFDYWIVKVDALGNKQWDKSFGGIYDDFLVSVQQTSDKGYILGGTSGSPATGRFGMNKLIGSKGEKDYWVVKLDANGKKEWDKTIGGKSFDFLRTVKQTNDNGYILGGYSYSPSSVNKSGANKGFADYWIVKLNSRGLIMWNKTIGGSGEDVLQCLELTKDGGFILGGTSSSPVSGNKTQASKGETDYWLVKVNEQGRVVWDKTIGGNNKDNLRSIKQTSDGGFILGGFSTSGVSGNKTESSNKDVDFWVVKVNSSGAVTWDKTIGGSKEDGLQSVQQISNGEYILGGYSQSSVTKDRTAASKGSYDFWLISIAVKEASDNVSGTYSLTSTATGEGTIVTSSKTNVYISGAVVSLTAKPMAGYRFVGWSGDANGTQNPLTITMDRNKRIAATFAPIESGIYEAEQAGVHGGVRKSEHEGFSGKGYVDFLNDNDDFVQWIIPGLEAANYELSFRYANGGGKDIPLKVFLNGKIIEQAKIFNTTKSWSSWSYTTVKTTLKAGINIIRVKSVGKGGPNMDLLRLTTSTNGPVNIATANSLALEQKKQIIEQKNKSIASNALSTEWKASPNPFNASITFNLQFSQDEEYELNIYDLNGNGIKAFAPGAVKADNIVRLVWEATSVKSGIYVAKLKTQSGVQTLRIFKN from the coding sequence ATGCAAATAAATGTTGCAGAAGCTCAAATATCTATAAAATGGGATAAGGCATTTGGAGGTAGTAATGATGATGTATTGCAATATCAACAGCAAACCAGCGATGGTGGATATATCTTAGGAGGTACTTCTAATTCTCCGGTTACAGGAAATAAATCCGCAGATTCGAAAGGGCAAGAAGATTATTGGATAGTAAAAGTAGATGCTAACGGTAGTAAGCAATGGGATAAAACCTATGGCGGTAGTAAAAAAGATTATTTTCAATACTTGCAACCAACCAGCGATGGCGGATACATTTTAGGTGGCTATTCTAATTCGCCGGTAAGCGGAGACAAATCAGTGGTAGCTTCTGCTGAGTTTGATTATTGGATAGTAAAAGTAGATGCTTTAGGTAATAAGCAATGGGATAAATCGTTTGGCGGTATTTACGATGATTTTTTAGTTTCAGTTCAGCAAACCAGCGATAAAGGTTACATATTAGGAGGCACTTCCGGTTCACCTGCCACAGGAAGATTTGGTATGAATAAATTAATCGGTTCTAAGGGTGAAAAGGACTATTGGGTAGTGAAACTGGATGCAAATGGTAAAAAAGAATGGGACAAAACCATTGGCGGAAAAAGTTTTGACTTCTTACGAACAGTTAAGCAAACCAATGATAATGGTTATATTTTAGGTGGGTACTCTTATTCGCCTAGTAGCGTTAATAAATCAGGAGCTAATAAAGGATTCGCGGATTATTGGATTGTGAAACTAAATTCTCGCGGTTTAATAATGTGGAATAAGACCATTGGCGGTAGCGGTGAAGATGTACTGCAATGCCTAGAATTAACTAAAGATGGCGGCTTTATTTTAGGAGGCACCTCTAGTTCGCCGGTAAGTGGCAACAAGACACAGGCCAGTAAAGGCGAAACAGATTATTGGCTGGTTAAAGTAAACGAACAAGGACGCGTAGTTTGGGATAAAACGATTGGAGGAAATAATAAAGACAACTTGCGCTCAATTAAGCAAACCAGCGATGGCGGCTTTATTCTGGGAGGATTTTCCACCTCGGGAGTGAGTGGTAATAAAACCGAGTCTTCTAATAAAGATGTTGATTTTTGGGTAGTAAAAGTAAATAGTTCAGGAGCTGTTACTTGGGATAAAACGATTGGCGGTAGTAAAGAAGACGGTCTGCAATCAGTACAACAAATTAGCAACGGAGAGTACATATTGGGAGGTTACTCACAGTCTTCGGTTACCAAAGATCGAACTGCTGCATCTAAAGGAAGTTACGATTTTTGGTTAATAAGTATTGCAGTAAAAGAGGCCTCTGATAATGTCTCGGGTACTTACTCTTTAACTTCTACTGCTACCGGCGAAGGGACTATAGTTACAAGTTCTAAAACAAACGTATATATAAGTGGCGCGGTAGTTTCGTTAACTGCTAAACCTATGGCTGGTTACCGTTTTGTAGGTTGGAGCGGCGATGCCAACGGTACTCAAAACCCGCTAACTATAACTATGGACCGTAATAAAAGGATTGCGGCTACTTTTGCACCTATTGAAAGTGGTATTTACGAAGCCGAGCAGGCAGGGGTGCATGGGGGAGTAAGAAAAAGTGAACACGAAGGATTTAGTGGCAAAGGGTACGTTGATTTTTTGAATGACAATGATGATTTTGTGCAGTGGATTATACCAGGTCTGGAAGCGGCTAATTATGAGCTTTCTTTTCGTTATGCTAATGGTGGAGGCAAGGACATTCCGTTAAAGGTTTTTTTAAACGGAAAAATAATAGAGCAAGCCAAAATTTTTAATACTACTAAAAGTTGGTCAAGTTGGTCTTACACAACAGTTAAAACTACTTTAAAAGCAGGAATAAATATTATTCGGGTTAAATCAGTTGGTAAAGGAGGACCAAACATGGACCTTTTACGCTTAACCACTTCAACCAACGGTCCGGTAAATATAGCTACAGCAAATAGTTTAGCCCTGGAGCAGAAAAAGCAAATTATAGAACAAAAAAATAAAAGTATAGCCTCAAATGCTTTATCTACTGAATGGAAAGCTTCTCCTAATCCATTTAACGCAAGCATTACCTTTAACTTACAATTTTCTCAAGATGAAGAATATGAGTTAAATATTTATGATCTGAATGGGAATGGTATAAAAGCCTTTGCGCCAGGTGCAGTTAAAGCCGATAACATTGTTCGTTTAGTTTGGGAGGCAACATCGGTTAAAAGCGGCATATACGTAGCTAAGCTTAAAACCCAAAGTGGAGTACAGACACTCAGAATTTTTAAAAACTAA